Proteins encoded in a region of the Sparus aurata chromosome 6, fSpaAur1.1, whole genome shotgun sequence genome:
- the LOC115583910 gene encoding dysbindin-like codes for MSSSSANLHSKRLPSEAERSQRLPDVDAAQQLKLRERQRFFEEVFQHDVDVYLSSAHLCIRDYKRPPIGSISSMEVNVDLLDQMELIDISDQETLDVFFSSGEDGVLTSPLPVQGNNNNEEVISNGLFRHVLEGLEAKSRMSSTSSTSSSDSQNTNANGGDTPVVRSDDEETHTGTVKRRAALPEREKMKSQTPSSSS; via the exons ATGAGCTCCTCGTCGGCCAACCTTCACAGCAAACGCCTGCCCT CGGAGGCCGAGCGCAGCCAGAGGCTCCCAGATGTGGACGCGGCACAGCAGCTCAAGTTGAGAGAGAGGCAGCGTTTCTTCGAAGAGGTGTTCCAGCACGACGTGGACGTCTACCTGTCCTCGGCACACCTTTGTATCCGAGACTACAAGAGAC CTCCAATTGGCAGCATCTCGTCCATGGAGGTGAACGTGGACTTGCTGGACCAAATGGAGCTAATTGACATCTCTGATCAGGAGACTTTGGATGTCTTCTTCAGCTCTGGGGAAGATGGGGTGCTGACCTCCCCTCTACCAG TCcaaggaaacaacaacaatgaggAAGTCATCAGTAACGGCCTCTTTCGACATGTCCTGGAGGGTCTTGAGGCCAAGTCCCGCATGTCCTCCACATCTTCAACCTCTTCCTCCGACAGCCAGAACACCAACGCCAATGGAGGAGACACGCCTGTGGTCAGGTCGGACGATGAGGAAACACACACCGGCACAGTCAAGCGAAGAGCTGCActtccagagagagagaagatgaaaagTCAGACTCCGTCATCGTCTTCGTAG